Proteins from a single region of Macrotis lagotis isolate mMagLag1 chromosome 2, bilby.v1.9.chrom.fasta, whole genome shotgun sequence:
- the LOC141513545 gene encoding protein S100-A12-like has translation MENCTMKIALQNFVDIFHQYSVRGGNPDALNKREMKQLLNKELVHFIKNSKDLQCVPNLFKELDTNQDEDLNFKEFVVMIARLTMATHEKMHENAPDKDHHSHGPGLEGPTKGQGHSHCGQGHGHSH, from the exons ATGGAAAATTGTACAATgaaaattgccttgcaaaactttgTTGACATCTTCCACCAATACTCTGTCCGAGGTGGAAACCCAGATGCCCTGAACAAGAGGGAAATGAAGCAGCTGCTGAACAAGGAGCTTGTACATTTCATCAAG AACTCCAAGGATTTGCAGTGTGTACCTAATCTCTTTAAAGAGCTGGACACAAATCAAGATGAAGATCTTAACTTCAAGGAATTCGTTGTGATGATAGCACGCTTAACCATGGCCACTCATGAAAAGATGCACGAAAATGCACCTGACAAGGATCACCACAGCCATGGGCCTGGCCTTGAGGGGCCTACAAAGGGTCAAGGGCATTCTCATTGTGGACAAGGGCATGGGCATTCTCACTGA